The stretch of DNA TTTCAAATCAGTTCCATATTGATCGCTGAGAGTGAAAGCGGCAGACACCATTGTCACATCGTTCATGTGCTGATTAAAATAAATTTTCAGAAGCCCGTCGATCGCGACATCTTTAGCCCCATCTTCGGGCATGGTGTTGAAAATCTCAGGATACACCGCAGCAGCAGATGCGGCGCTCTGCATGACAAGCAATAAAATCAGCAAAAATAGACGCATAAGTTACCTTTCTGTTGTAAGAAACTTCGGATTAAAAAGGGATTTTCTTAGGAAAAATCCGACCGGTTGACCAGTTTTTTGAAAGTTTGATTCAGATTACGCGATTTACAGCAGGTTTTCCCGACAACACTCTCACAACTTCCCCGGCTGCCATGGCTGCCATTTTATCCCTGGTGGCAAGCGATGCGCTGCCGATGTGTGGCGTAAGTATCGTATTCTGTAATGCACAAAGTCTAGGATTGATCTCTGGTTCGTTCTGAAATACATCCAGAGCCGCACCAGAGATTTTTTGCCGCTCAAGCAGGCTGATCAGAAATTCTTCGTCCAGTATCTCCCCGCGGGCTATATTGATCAGAAATGCTTCGGGTTTCATCTCCGAGAGCAGGCTCCTGTTGATGATACCCCTGGTTTCCTGGTTCAGAGGGAGGGAGAGAAGGATGAAGTCAGCTTTTGACATGAGCTTCCTGATTTCAATAAATTCTGCGGGAAAATCGAGAGTCTTGGCTGATCTTCCGGCATAGATGATCTTCATCCCGAATCCTAACCCTCTCCTAGCCATGGCCTGGCCGATCCTTCCCATTCCTATGATTCCGAGAGTTTTTCCATAAACATCGCAGCCGAGCAGAAGTTTGGCCTGCCAGCCTTTGAATCTACCTTCCCGCACCATTTTGTCCCCTTCTGCGATTTTTCTGGCTACGGCAATCATAGCACCGAAGGCTAGATCGGCTGTGGTTTCAGTCAGCACTCCCGGGGTATTAGTGACAATCACCTGATTTTTCCTGGCTGCTTCCAGGTCAATATTGTTATATCCCACTGCGTAGTTGGCGATTATTTTGAGCTTTTTTCCGGCT from Candidatus Wallbacteria bacterium encodes:
- a CDS encoding D-glycerate dehydrogenase, whose amino-acid sequence is MKQKVFIAADLPETAYRILEQAGFEFAVYRGTGYISGNELLQAVEDADALIPLLAHKIDACVIAAGKKLKIIANYAVGYNNIDLEAARKNQVIVTNTPGVLTETTADLAFGAMIAVARKIAEGDKMVREGRFKGWQAKLLLGCDVYGKTLGIIGMGRIGQAMARRGLGFGMKIIYAGRSAKTLDFPAEFIEIRKLMSKADFILLSLPLNQETRGIINRSLLSEMKPEAFLINIARGEILDEEFLISLLERQKISGAALDVFQNEPEINPRLCALQNTILTPHIGSASLATRDKMAAMAAGEVVRVLSGKPAVNRVI